The Citrifermentans bemidjiense Bem genome window below encodes:
- the dnaA gene encoding chromosomal replication initiator protein DnaA, protein MENIWLEAQTNLKQVLTEQTYSTWIDPLKFLGATVDTIVLEVPSSFFQKWVTDKYLAMIKEAISAVNGKSYQIEFHVAEEKPEAAHEAKPEKEAKPAREKERDKDKEKEKDREKEKKELVPNLNPKYTFESFVSGPSNQFAYAASQAVANKPATNYNPLFIYGGVGLGKTHLVNAIGNHILAKNPKAKICYYSSEKFMNEMINSLRYKKMDEFRNKFRKMDLLLIDDIQFMAGKEATQEEFFHTFNALYESHKQIVVTSDKFPKDIPGLEERLRSRFEWGLIADIQPPGVETKVAILKKKSDMHAVNLPDDVALFLAEGANSNIRELEGMLIRLEAFASLTGQEITLSMAREVMKDIIVEKTRDITVEMIQKTVAEHFRIKVSELKSDKRIKTLVVPRQIAIYICRELTKASYPEIGEKFGGKDHSTIIHSVKKIEKQIAGDDEFKATVEDIRKKLFT, encoded by the coding sequence ATGGAAAATATTTGGCTGGAAGCCCAGACAAATCTTAAGCAAGTATTAACCGAACAGACATACAGTACGTGGATCGACCCATTGAAGTTTCTGGGCGCCACCGTTGACACCATAGTCCTCGAAGTCCCCAGTTCATTCTTTCAAAAGTGGGTTACTGACAAATATCTGGCCATGATCAAGGAAGCCATCTCCGCGGTCAACGGCAAAAGCTACCAGATAGAGTTCCATGTCGCCGAAGAGAAGCCGGAGGCAGCTCACGAGGCAAAGCCCGAAAAAGAGGCCAAGCCTGCCAGGGAGAAAGAAAGGGATAAGGACAAGGAAAAAGAGAAGGATAGAGAAAAGGAAAAGAAGGAGCTGGTTCCCAATCTGAACCCCAAGTACACCTTCGAGTCTTTCGTCTCGGGTCCTAGCAACCAGTTCGCGTATGCAGCTTCCCAGGCGGTGGCGAACAAGCCGGCTACCAATTACAACCCGCTTTTCATCTACGGCGGTGTAGGTCTTGGAAAGACGCACCTGGTCAACGCCATCGGCAACCATATCCTGGCCAAGAACCCGAAGGCGAAGATCTGCTATTACTCCTCCGAAAAGTTCATGAACGAGATGATCAACTCGCTCCGCTACAAGAAGATGGACGAGTTCCGCAACAAGTTCCGGAAAATGGACCTGCTGCTCATCGACGACATACAGTTCATGGCCGGAAAAGAGGCCACGCAGGAAGAGTTCTTCCACACCTTCAATGCGCTCTACGAGTCGCACAAGCAGATCGTGGTCACCTCCGATAAGTTCCCGAAGGACATCCCAGGGCTCGAGGAGCGGTTGAGAAGCCGTTTCGAATGGGGGCTGATCGCGGACATCCAGCCACCGGGAGTGGAGACCAAAGTCGCCATTCTCAAGAAGAAGTCCGACATGCACGCGGTCAACCTGCCCGACGACGTGGCTCTTTTTCTAGCGGAAGGCGCGAACAGCAACATCCGCGAGTTGGAAGGGATGCTGATCAGGCTGGAGGCGTTTGCAAGCCTCACCGGCCAGGAGATAACGCTCAGCATGGCCCGCGAGGTGATGAAGGACATCATCGTCGAGAAGACCCGCGACATCACCGTCGAGATGATACAGAAGACCGTGGCGGAGCACTTCCGCATCAAGGTATCCGAACTGAAGTCCGACAAAAGGATCAAGACCCTCGTGGTACCGCGCCAGATAGCGATCTACATCTGCCGCGAGCTGACCAAGGCGTCCTACCCGGAAATAGGCGAGAAGTTCGGGGGGAAGGACCACTCCACCATCATCCACTCGGTAAAAAAGATTGAGAAGCAGATCGCGGGTGACGATGAGTTTAAGGCGACTGTGGAAGACATAAGGAAAAAGCTGTTCACTTAA
- the dnaN gene encoding DNA polymerase III subunit beta, translated as MEFRISKEIFMKALQRIQGIVEKRNTMPILSNALLEVQNDQLFITATDLEVGMKSSYPTAVIREGKITVSAKKLYEIVKEMPDEEIHFTTKDNDWVEITCGKARFNIVGLSSEEFPYFPKVKEESFLVFKNEILADMIEKTSYAICYDETKYNLNGVFIKAFDENGENVLKMVATDGHRLSVSQKAITGNITSELSKGVIFPKKGIFELKKMVEEEDGEIMLGFMDNSAVIKKGNTVVVMRLIDGEFPDYTKVIPASNDRIVQINRDKFLHSLKRMAILSSEKFKGVKIEVNPELVIISSSNPELGEAREEIEVQYEGNNISARFNAKYLIDVLSVMEQREVELKLKDELSPVIMKAAAEEEFLAVIMPMRL; from the coding sequence ATGGAGTTCAGAATCAGCAAAGAGATTTTTATGAAAGCCCTCCAGAGAATCCAGGGTATCGTAGAAAAACGCAATACCATGCCGATTCTCTCCAACGCGCTGCTGGAGGTTCAAAACGACCAGCTCTTCATCACGGCCACCGATCTCGAGGTAGGCATGAAGAGCTCCTACCCCACTGCCGTCATCAGGGAAGGAAAGATCACCGTATCGGCCAAAAAGCTTTACGAGATCGTCAAGGAGATGCCGGACGAGGAGATTCACTTCACCACCAAGGACAACGACTGGGTAGAGATCACCTGCGGCAAGGCGCGATTCAACATAGTCGGGCTTTCATCCGAAGAGTTCCCTTATTTCCCCAAGGTGAAGGAAGAGAGCTTCCTGGTCTTCAAGAACGAGATTCTCGCAGACATGATCGAGAAGACCTCCTATGCCATCTGCTATGACGAGACCAAGTACAACCTGAACGGCGTCTTCATCAAAGCGTTCGACGAAAACGGAGAGAACGTGCTCAAGATGGTGGCGACAGACGGTCACCGACTATCCGTCTCTCAGAAAGCGATCACCGGCAACATCACTTCCGAGCTCTCCAAAGGGGTCATCTTCCCCAAGAAGGGTATCTTCGAGCTGAAAAAGATGGTGGAGGAGGAAGACGGGGAGATCATGCTCGGCTTCATGGACAACTCCGCGGTCATCAAGAAAGGGAACACGGTGGTGGTCATGCGGCTCATCGACGGCGAGTTCCCGGACTACACCAAGGTGATTCCAGCCAGCAACGACCGGATCGTGCAGATAAACCGCGACAAGTTCCTGCACTCGCTGAAAAGGATGGCGATCCTCTCCAGCGAGAAGTTCAAGGGGGTCAAGATAGAGGTGAACCCCGAGCTGGTGATTATCTCGTCCAGCAACCCGGAACTCGGCGAGGCGCGCGAAGAGATCGAGGTCCAATACGAAGGCAACAACATCTCGGCCCGCTTCAACGCGAAGTACCTGATCGACGTCCTGTCGGTAA